The Punica granatum isolate Tunisia-2019 chromosome 4, ASM765513v2, whole genome shotgun sequence sequence GCAACGGTTACTTTCGGGCTCCCAAGAGGAAGAAAAcaggggaggaggaggaaattCAGCCGGCTCGGCCGGCCAATCTGATATGAAAGCTTGACACTGATCTTTGCTTGAGAGTATGGTAAGGTAaccccttctccttctttctcttcttcttcttcgtcaaCTGCTGTTGAATCCTCTCATCTCAAATTTCTGAACACAAGCACAGCATTCATTGTGTATGtccgtttatatatatatataagaacgGTCTCTCCTCTGTTCCTCGACCAAATCGGCAAGATATCTCTCTTTCGGTCTTCTCAAAGCCCTGCTCTGATCTTATAGTTCCGAGCGACCGATAAGTGACAAGGAAAGATGAGCTCGGAAGAGAACTTTtttggaggaggaggaggaggagagctCTCTGTTTCTCAACCTAACCCTGTCGTGCTCGAGCTCGACCGCCTGCAGAATCTTCTAAGAGGCAAGGCGACTCCTCCATTGTCCTCGACTGGCTGGTTTATCGggtttgaaaaataattgtgTAGCTGAGTCGAGGTTGGTTACTCGAGTTGATACAGCCTTTAAATTGCAACTGATGTAATGTTTCTTATGGGGTGTGTGCAGAGAAGGGTAGAGAACTTGGAGCTGCTCAGAGCAAGATCAAGTCTCTGAAAGCCGCAGAGATTCTCAAGGATAAGGCCATCGAAGAGGTATTATTACTTTTACAGTGGGTACAATAGAAGTCGAGTTAATTGCAGCTGTTGATTGTGACGGCCTTCACATTAACCTGCATGAGTAATGCTTAGGTTCATCTTAGACATTCCCACGACTCACCCACATTGAGACGAACCTAATCTTCTAGCCCGAAATAGAATACTATAACTTCTTTTGCGATAAGGTTTACGTACCTGGGGCAAACCCGAGCTGCAATCAGGTTGCTCAATTCGCGCTTGCCACATAAGGCTTGGTTTGTAGTTCATAAATACAAATCCAAGATTTCTTCTGCCCTTACATATGCATATCTTGACCCATTTCACTCCGTTTGCTTGTTCTCTCATAATTCGAATTCTCCTATTCCAGCTGAAAAATGAAGTTGACAGGTTGGAGGAGAAACTCAGGGCCTCTGAAAAGCTTCTTGAGCATAAGGTGAGAGATAGGCAAGTTTCTGATGGCTTCTGAGCTGACATTATTTCAATCTCAACAATAACATTGAAATGGCATTTTACATTTCTCTTTGTTAATGAAGAACCTCGAGATCAAGAAACTCGGAAatgaaagaaaggatgcattgGCTGCTCAATATGCTGCTGAAGCAACCCTTCGGAGGCTGCACATGAATCAGAAGGATGATGACTTACCCCCGATCGAGTCCGTCCTTGCCCCTCTAGAGTCAGAGCTGAAAATGTACAAAAATGAGGTGATAAAGACATGCAGATCTGACATctcaaaaattacaaatttacTTGACCGCTTATCGTTATCAAACCACTCTCTTTAAAGGTTGCGGCCTTACAAGAGGACAAGAAGGCCCTGGAACGTCTCACCAAATCAAAAGAGTCTGCCCTCATAGAGGCGGAGCGGATCCTTCGAAGTGCTCTAGAAAGAGCTCTTATCGTGGAGGAGGTTCAGAATCAAAACTACGAGCTAAAGAGGCAGATTGAGATTTGCCAGGCACGTTTCAATTGCTTTCCTTTTTATGCGTAGAAAGCATTTTGATTAAAATGTGAATTTATGAATGACTGAACTCCACACAGGAGGAGAACCGGATTCTAGAGAAAACGAACCGTCAGAAAGTTGTAGAAGTCGAGAAACTGAGCCAGACTATTCAGGATCTCGAGGAAGCCATTCTAGCAGGAGGGGCCGCAGCAAATGCAATCAGAGACTACAAGAGGCAAATCTCCGAACTAAATGTAAGCGAGTTTCGCACTTTTTGCTGGCTGCCAATGTGCTAACTTGTATGTGTTTAAGGAAAATGAGGGCACTCGAATGAAAAGTCAGAATAATTGCAGGAAGAGAAGAGGACTCTGGAGAGGGAACTGGCGAGGGTGAAAGTATCGGCGAACAGAGTTGCAGCAGTGGTGGCCAATGAGTGGAAGGATGAGAATGACAAGGTTATGCCTGTTAAACAGTGGCTTGAGGAGAGAAGAATATTGCAGGTACTTTTCGGTTTTCTGTTTTCTATTTCCACGTGTGCCGAAGATATATCGAGAAATCTTATGGTCTTCGTCTCCTGCATTTCGACAACTGAGAGATTCTTGAATAAATATCAGGCGGAAATGCAAAAACTGAGAGACAAGCTCGCTATCTCGGAAAGAACAGCAAAGGCTGAAGCGCAACTGAAGGTAAACGTTTTCACTCTTAGCTTAAACTTTCCAACCACAGTGGTCCAATAAAAAATGCTCGGTATTCTATCATTAACTGTATCGAACGTAAAGGAAATCATGGAATATTCTTTCATAATTCAGGACAAACTAAAGCTGAGGTTAAAGACACTAGAGGATGGGCTAAGGCAAGTATCAAGTCTATCAACGAATCCAAATTCAGTATCGGCATCCCCTATAACCGAACAGTCAAATCATATTTTCGGGTTTTTAACAAGCAATGGAGGGTTAAAGAAGAGATCGTCTTCACAGCCCAGGGGTTCGTCCATTAGAAGCACTCCTCTTATACAGCCAAATTCGCTGGATGAACCGAACAATCATTCTAGGAAGAAATTTAACCCCGACGAGAGTATTGTCAGGAGAAGCCTGTGGGCTTCCAGGAGCAAAGTTGTTGATAGCAGCGGGAAGGAAAATTCAGAGAAGAGGGCAAACTCTGATGAGAACATCCAAAAGTTCGACAACAAAGGAAGGATAGAAAGTAATGCTTCAGACAATAAAGAGGGGACTGAAGATGCAGTCTCTGGATTTCTGTACGATCGACTTCAGAAGGAAGTGATAAGTTTGAGGAAGTTTTGCGAGGCGAAAGATAGTTCTTTGAATGCCAAGGACCAGGAAATCATGGTAATTTACCATCATGATCAATCTCCTAGAACATAAGGAAAACCGGTTTCAAGTGGTTCCAAGAATTACAGCTCCTCGAAGAAATAACAATAGGATTTGTTTCCCGTGTTTTCAGATGCTAATGAAGAAGGTGGATGCATTGACGAAGTCGATCGAGGTGGAGTCAAAGAAGCAGAAGAGAGAGGCGGCGATGCGAGAGAAGGAGGCTGCTGCTGCAGCACAGAAGGTGATGGATGATAAAAGGAACATCAAGAGCACAAAATCCTCTAAATGGTATTGTTATATATAACCAATTCTCGTATGttcatcctttctttttcctttcttcccaATTCTAACTTGTGAATGTATGAAAATCCCGGCAGAGCGACAACAAAATCATCTTGAAGATTTCTTGAAGGTTGAAGCAGAAGTGAAactatattttcattattttttcgtGTATATAAGGGGAAATGAATTCGGATTTCATGCGATTGATTTGGGAATTTGATATTGTAAATCCTGCAAAAGGGCTTCTGTTCGATTGGCATTAATAATAATGTTAACAGagacatttttctttcttattagACTGTTTTTTAAGGTTCTGTAACGCTGATAACTACAAGAAAACGCGGCATTAAGTTACAGCATGTGACGGCAACTCAATTCGTGAGTTGACATTGTCAGGATGCCGCTAATCAGAAGCTGTACAGCAGATCAACAATTACATTACTCCTGTCATGCATGGAGGCAGCTGAAAAACTAATAGGCGGTCGCCTCAAAACTTCTGAACTTCTGGGATGGTCACCAAAGAAGGCCTCCATTTTGGGCACTCTTCTTCGACCCAAGGCTTCTCCAAGAGCCGAACGGCGATATCCCCTATATGAGGGATGTCCTTCCCATCTCGCAGCATCGACTCCAGTTGCCTTTTGGTCACAACGATCTTTACAAAATGGCTGTTCCCCTTGAACATCTCTCCGGGCTCAAGTGCGTGATCCAGCGGTGGAGGAGAATAAGGCTCTGTACAGGGAACAATCTTGGGGCCAATGAATAGCCAAGATGGTAGACTTGTCATAGCGGGCACTTCTGGTTCGATCTTCAGCTCTCCTCTGCCACTGAGAACTCGAGCCTTGGCGTGGTGCATGTGACAAAGGAGACCGATGCAATTACCCATATTGCATACATGGCTTAGAAAAATTGGTAGTTCACATACTTATAGGCTCGCCTATGGAATTTATTAACGCTCAAGGCAAATTGACGTGCGAGCCATTATGCCCCAAAATTGAATTGCTTTTCTAATTGAATAAAGGGGGGAATTTTATATTTACCGGAATAAATTGGcatattcaaaatatttatgttttaAGTGAAGGATTTATTTAATGGGTAGAACCACCTTAGTCTTTGTAAATTAACATCTGCATACTAAGAAGTCTAATGCTAAATAAATCATTTACGATTATAGAAGACCGAAGGTTTCTGCAAAGAATTCTTAATGTCTACCGGTTAAACTAGTACATTCGGTAGCAGGCATCCAAATTCTGTGCCTAAAACCTCAGGTCTACAGCGGGGTGTTCATATGTTCAGATATACCAAGAGACCGATTAGATAACGTAATAAAAAACCATAGAAGACGGACAAGCTGAATGTTCTTCGGCTTCCCTTTCAGCATTTTGAGTATTTTATCAAAGCTTCTCAATATTCCTCAAGCATACAAACCAGAATGCAAGAACACAAAGAATCACATTTAAGATACGcgaaaaaatgtaaatgcaTCATGATCAAGGAACAGCCGTCTAGACATGTTATCAAAAACTTTCAGAGGTGATGGGCCATTATCTTATGCTGCATTTGGTACGAAGGCATGGAATCATCGAATGACGGGAAGCAAGCCAGGATCATTCTCCTTAGAACCTAGTACTTACTGGGCAGATTCAGGCCTTGTTTGGCTTTAAGAATtttgttcaactcaactcaattcaattatacttgtcttcaattcaacaacacaattattactttttcatttttcttcatttttttaaccattc is a genomic window containing:
- the LOC116206391 gene encoding microtubule-associated protein 70-5 — translated: MSSEENFFGGGGGGELSVSQPNPVVLELDRLQNLLREKGRELGAAQSKIKSLKAAEILKDKAIEELKNEVDRLEEKLRASEKLLEHKNLEIKKLGNERKDALAAQYAAEATLRRLHMNQKDDDLPPIESVLAPLESELKMYKNEVAALQEDKKALERLTKSKESALIEAERILRSALERALIVEEVQNQNYELKRQIEICQEENRILEKTNRQKVVEVEKLSQTIQDLEEAILAGGAAANAIRDYKRQISELNEEKRTLERELARVKVSANRVAAVVANEWKDENDKVMPVKQWLEERRILQAEMQKLRDKLAISERTAKAEAQLKDKLKLRLKTLEDGLRQVSSLSTNPNSVSASPITEQSNHIFGFLTSNGGLKKRSSSQPRGSSIRSTPLIQPNSLDEPNNHSRKKFNPDESIVRRSLWASRSKVVDSSGKENSEKRANSDENIQKFDNKGRIESNASDNKEGTEDAVSGFLYDRLQKEVISLRKFCEAKDSSLNAKDQEIMMLMKKVDALTKSIEVESKKQKREAAMREKEAAAAAQKVMDDKRNIKSTKSSK